Proteins encoded in a region of the Clostridium butyricum genome:
- a CDS encoding FlxA-like family protein encodes MQINGVSNSYTSSSNNTSQIQSLQSQLKSLQSDLKSVQSDTTLDEESKSTQVSLLESQISTIQSQISSIQSENSSNSNDSQSKNQQSNKNDDINRGDVVVSGNLNTLIEATRSGDTDTINKLKAQSNSEQNNTYSSF; translated from the coding sequence ATGCAAATAAATGGAGTAAGTAATAGTTATACATCATCATCAAATAACACTAGTCAAATACAATCCTTACAAAGTCAATTAAAAAGCTTGCAAAGTGATCTAAAAAGTGTTCAAAGTGATACAACTTTAGATGAGGAAAGTAAATCAACACAAGTTTCTCTTTTAGAATCTCAAATTTCAACAATACAATCTCAAATTTCAAGTATTCAGTCTGAAAATAGTTCAAATTCTAATGATTCTCAAAGTAAAAATCAACAATCAAATAAAAATGATGATATTAATAGAGGAGATGTTGTAGTATCAGGAAATCTGAATACACTTATTGAAGCAACTCGTTCAGGTGATACTGATACAATAAATAAACTTAAGGCTCAAAGTAATTCGGAACAAAACAACACCTACTCATCCTTTTAA
- the dnaJ gene encoding molecular chaperone DnaJ, with amino-acid sequence MANKDYYEVLGLQKGASDDEIKRAFRKLAVKYHPDRNQGNAEAEEKFKEINEAYQILSDPEKKAKYDQFGSAAFDGTGGFNGGGFGGFDGFDMGGFGDIFESFFGGGGGSSRRRNGPVRGNDIEYTVTLTFEEAVFGVEKEISITRSENCEHCSGSGAEPGTNVKTCPTCGGSGQVRVQRQTPLGSFVSTSTCDHCQGSGKITETPCKECKGKGNIRKNRTIKVNIPAGVDTGNVMPLRGQGEHGLRGGTPGDLYIKINVTPSKVFTRKGNDIYIDTHISMAKAALGTEITVATVDGNVKYTIPAGTQSGTMFRLKSKGIQRVNSTGKGDQYVKVIVDIPKSLNKAQEEALYAFMKASGEEADEGTGTHKKKLFGKK; translated from the coding sequence ATGGCAAATAAAGACTATTATGAAGTGCTTGGCCTTCAAAAAGGCGCAAGTGATGACGAAATAAAAAGAGCCTTTAGAAAATTAGCCGTAAAATATCATCCAGATAGAAATCAAGGGAATGCTGAAGCTGAAGAGAAGTTTAAGGAAATAAATGAAGCTTATCAGATTCTTTCAGATCCAGAAAAAAAAGCTAAATATGATCAATTTGGATCAGCAGCATTTGATGGTACAGGTGGATTCAATGGCGGTGGATTCGGTGGATTTGATGGCTTTGATATGGGTGGATTTGGCGATATTTTTGAATCATTCTTTGGCGGCGGCGGTGGAAGCTCTAGGAGAAGAAATGGCCCAGTAAGAGGTAATGATATAGAATACACTGTGACATTGACTTTTGAAGAAGCTGTTTTTGGTGTTGAGAAGGAAATTTCTATAACTAGAAGCGAAAACTGTGAACATTGTAGTGGTTCTGGTGCTGAGCCAGGGACAAATGTTAAAACATGTCCAACATGTGGTGGATCAGGTCAAGTAAGAGTTCAAAGACAAACTCCTTTAGGAAGTTTTGTATCAACTTCTACATGTGATCATTGTCAAGGTAGTGGGAAGATTACTGAGACTCCATGTAAGGAATGTAAGGGAAAAGGTAATATAAGAAAGAATAGAACGATTAAAGTTAATATTCCAGCTGGTGTAGACACAGGAAATGTAATGCCTTTAAGAGGACAAGGAGAACATGGGCTAAGAGGCGGAACTCCTGGTGACTTATATATTAAAATAAATGTCACTCCATCGAAGGTGTTTACAAGAAAAGGAAATGATATTTATATAGATACACATATTTCTATGGCAAAAGCTGCATTAGGTACAGAAATAACTGTCGCTACAGTAGATGGAAATGTTAAGTATACTATTCCAGCAGGTACTCAGTCAGGAACTATGTTTAGACTAAAGAGCAAGGGAATTCAAAGAGTTAATTCAACAGGTAAGGGAGATCAATACGTTAAAGTTATAGTTGATATTCCTAAATCTTTAAATAAAGCACAAGAAGAAGCACTTTATGCATTTATGAAGGCATCTGGTGAAGAAGCTGATGAGGGAACAGGAACTCATAAAAAGAAACTATTCGGAAAAAAATAG